The DNA sequence TGCGTCTAACTGTCAAGCTTATTGATAACTGGAGCAGTAATTTTATCGatgaaaatatagtaattgATGGTCACAGAGGAACTGTCCAGAAGGTTTTTTTGCACTCTTACATTCGGACAGATCGGTCACATGGTTTCAGGGCTCTACTTGTCATGGAAGACCATTCGCTGTTATTAGTACAACAAGGTGAAGTTGTGTGGAGTAGGGAAGATGGCCTTGCCTCTATTGTAAATGTAGTGACATCTGAACTGCCTGTTGAAAAAAAAGGCGTCTCTATAGCAAAGGTGGAGCACAATCTCATTGAATGGCTGCAGGTATGCAActctttcaaaatattatgaaCTAAATTATGAACAAGCGATAATGTTCTCTAagattaaaaaacattattatatacatAGTCAGCCTACTATTTGGTTCCTTTTACTCGGTAGTCTCTAgttcgaatattttattatttttcttgctCTGGTTAGTTGATTACAAACGAAATTTTGGTATTTCTTGAAATGTTTCCTACCTGACAAGATGCCCTTTGATATGTCCTGTTCTTCACAGGGACATCTGCTGAAACTCAAGGGGACTTTAATGATTGCAAGCCCTGAGGATGTAGCAGCTATTCAAAATATGAGGTTGAAGAGTACTGACAAGAGCAAAATGAGTCGGGATCACAATGGATTCCGAAAACTGCTTATTGTTCTAACTAAATCAGGAAAACTCTTTGCATTGCACTCTGGAGACGGCCGCATTGTCTGGTCTCGTTTACTGCAAGCTTCCCATAAATCAGAAGCTTGTCCTCCAAGATGGCTCAATATTTATCAATGGCAAGACCCCCACCATCGTGCCATGGATGAGAATCCATCTGTGCTCGTAGTAGGCCGTTGTGGACAAAGTATGGATGGACCAGGTTTACTTTCATTTGTTGACACTTACACGGGGAGGGAGATTCGTTCATCGAGCCAGATTCACTCGGTTTTACAAGTTATTCCACTTCCATTTACTGATTCAACAGAGCAACGCCTCCATATTTTAATAGATGCTCAGAGCCGTGCTCATTTGTATCCACAAACCTCTGAAGCTATTAGTATTCTGCAATCAGAATTTTCAAACGTATACTGGTATTCAGTTGAAGCTGACAGTGGCGTCATTAAAGGACATTCGTTGAAAAGAAACTGTATCGATGTAGCGGATGACTACTGCTTCGAGAGCAAGGATGTTTGGTCGATTATACTTCCATCCGAGACAGAGAAAATCATTGCGACTGCTGCACGAAAATTAAATGAGGTTAGACACTATAATTTTGTGGATTAGTCCATAAGATATTTTTCTTGGTAATCTATTTACTTATCATTTCATTTGCCAATGCATTTTTTGAAGTACTGTGGCGTGTTTgtttaagtattttaatacCTCTCTGTCCTTATAGcaaatatttatgtaattttcatattctaggTGGTTCATACGCAAGCAAAGGTTGTAGCAGACCAAGATGTGATGTACaaatatatatcaaaaaaTCTGCTCTTCTTGGCAACTGTTGCACCAAAAAGCAGTGGTGAAATTGGAACTACTACCCCAGAGGATTCCTGGTTGGTTGTATATGTTATCGACATTGTTAATGGTCGTATATTACATCGTATGACCCATCATGGTTCAACGGGTCCCGTCCATGCCGTGAGTTCACCAATCTAATTGCCCACTTCCATTGTGTATAGATGAAATGTTCTCACGAAATTTGTATCTTATGTAGGTATTTAGTGAGAACTGGGTTGTCTATCACTACTTCAATCTTAAAGCACACAGATACGAGATGTCGGTAGTCGAAATTTATGATCAATCTCGTGCGGTATGTGAATGTGTACTAAGATTTTTATGACATGATCGATGCTCTATGTAGATTCACATCATCTGAGACAATTTATTTTGCAGGACAACATAGATGTTTGGAAGCTTATTATTGGAAAGCATAACCTGACTTCGCCAATTTCGTCATATTCTCGACCCGAAATTTTGGCCAAATCACAATCCTACTTCTTCACTCATTCTGTGAAAGCAATATCAGTTACATCAACATCTAAGGGTATAACATCAAAGCAGCTTCTGATTGGTACAATAAACGATCAGGTTAACTTCTGAAACACGTGATTGCTTGGTCTTTGTTCCTCATTTCGATATCTTTTGCGGGATGTGCTAAATGTGAGTCATTGCAGATTTTGGCTCTCGACAAACGTTACTTAGATCCTCGACGGTCTATCAATCCCACACAAgcggagaaggaagaaggcgTTATACCTCTTACCGATTCCTTGCCTATCATTCCTCAGGTGTGTTGNCGTGCGGTATGTGAATGTGTACTAAGATTTTTATGACATGATCGATGCTCTATGTAGATTCACATCATCTGAGACAATTTATTTTGCAGGACAACATAGATGTTTGGAAGCTTATTATTGGAAAGCATAACCTGACTTCGCCAATTTCGTCATATTCTCGACCCGAAATTTTGGCCAAGTCACAATCCTACTTCTTCACTCATTCTGTGAAAGCAATATCAGTTACATCAACATCTAAGGGTATAACATCAAAGCAGCTTCTGATTGGTACAATAAACGATCAGGTTAACTTCTGAAACACGTGATTGCTTGGTCTTTGTTCCTCATTTCGATATCTTTTGCGGGATGTGCTAAATGTGAGTCATTGCAGATTTTGGCTCTCGACAAACGTTACTTAGATCCTCGACGGTCTATCAATCCCACACAAGctgagaaggaagaaggcgTTATACCTCTTACCGATTCCTTGCCTATCATTCCTCAGGTGTGTTTATCTTGCATTTTGCCTATCATTTCTCAAATTACTCCTAGAATTATTAAGTGACATTAGGATATTAGATATCAACTAGAAGATAGAAATCCTTGGATTTACAAAGTAATTGGAAGCCATCGCTTTTGATAACCAATGTGGACCAGACTTAATTGTCTGCAGCATTTCATTAAGCTGGCATAATTGGTTCGGACTGGGTTGTGTTTTTGTGCAGACCTACGCAACGCACGCACTTCAAGTCGAAGGTCTTCGAGGTGTCGTGACTATACCAGCCAAGTTGGAGTCGACAACCCTTGCATTTGCATACGGAGTGGATCTCTTCTTTACCCGGATTACGCCCTCAAGAACATATGATTCGCTAACCGAAGATTTCAGCTACGCTCTACTTCTCATAACTATCGTCGCTCTCGTGATCGCCATCTTTGCAACATGGGTTTTTTCTGAGAGGAAAGAGCTCCAAGATAAGTGGAAGTGATCTCCCTCAAAGAtactaattttcatttcaggATAGTTTATAAATCCTTCATGTATCTCTTATTTTAGGCACGCCAAGCTTTAGTCATCCTCTTTTCTGTTCAGCTCGCaagttcatcatcatcatcagcaTCTTTTTGCttagatttataaattaatttcttcgAATATAGATGGACTATGACTTTGCTAGTTTCTTACTATTTGATTTTATGCttgtttttgtaataaaacACATATTTTGACTGTCCTTTTCAGGTGATAAAAGTACAATTTTTGGAATTGATCCCGATCCCTAAGAggctttgtttttattttattgtttaaattacaattttgtttcctatagttttcaaaagttaaatttttgtttagggtttatgaaaattttatccaCTTGTGAACAACAAGTCGGTTGTAAGAAATTCGGACGTTGCGGATAATGTCGGTATATGTTTGGGCCTCGAGTCACGTAGTGAGAAAAGATTTTGGAAACGaataatttgaagaattgaagaaaacaattaggaaataaaagaaatggcTTAAATAGTATATAACTCAGAATAGGAAAAAGTGACGTCTACACTcacccttcaacaagcctatctttgcCACTTGTCTATTTGGTGTTTCTATATTGCTTATGTCTCGTTTCCTCTTTAATGCATATGTTAcatggtgtgttggatgattgCACCGTCCTCTTCGATTGCATTGTGACATTCTTCTATGTCCATACGTGGCTGGATGGGTGCCTCTTGAAGGTAACCACTACATGGTGTATTGGATGATGCACCGTCCTCTTCGATCGCATCGTGCCATTCTTCTATGTCCATACGTGGCCGGATGAGCGCCTCTTTTGATTGCATCATGACATTCTTCTATGATACGTGGCCGGATGGGTGCCTCTTGAAGGTAACCACTACATGGTGTGTTGAATGATGCATCGTCCTCTTCGATTGCATCGTGGCATTCTTCTATGTCCATACGTGGCCGGATGAGCGCCTCCCGAAGGTAACCAGAGAACTATTTAgtttcatataaattatagaGTGGTAATTTAACTGATTTTCTTAAGCctacaaaaaattaatttcaaaccattataaaaaattaaactttgtCATGCATTtgcattaaatataaataataggTTGTTTGAGAAGTTTGAATTCATATAATCcccataaaattaataattaattaagaatttttcctgtaagaagaacaagagagtAAATATGAGAAACTCTTCAAGCCTACTTCTAAAGTAAATCAGGGCTTGATCTGTTCTTATAATGAAGAGTTCGTCCAAATTTGAAGTCTTCAGCTCCAATCATGTATATATTTCCTGCTTCCGGCAAGCTAAAATCGGCAGGATTTTTGTTGACGCTACATATTTCAGTCTCAAAACTGCTTTTCTGGCTTTGCAGAGTTCTAGTATCGGCCATGGATTTGCATTCCTTGGAGTTTCTTCCAATCTGCTGCACCAACGCTTCGGCATTAGGTACTTTTACCACTCCTTTCTGTATGCGATTATCAGGAAATGTTCTACACGTAGATCGAACCGAGCATTTCATGTTCTTCGCGCTATTTCGAGTCTTGAAGACAGCCTGACCGGAAAAATTGGTATTGGTTCCAAATCCTCTACTATGCTGGAAGTTACTAGCAGATGCAGTGGTTGCAGGAGTATGAACTTCATCATGAACAGCAGAATTGACAGAAACCTCGTTGCGTTCTAGTGGACGAGGAATCGGAGGTTTCTTCGATGATTTTCGCGTCCGACCTCCAGTCGTGTGTTCATTCGATCGCATTCCGGAATCCATGAGGCTAAGTAAGTGCATTGCTAATATGCTTTCGTTTGAGTACAACTCCAATGATCCAACCATATTTTGATGAAGCTCAACCTCATTAGAACGTCGACAAAATGAACTCGCTGCTAATTTCTGTGCCTTCGCATTTCCCATCTGTAATGATCTAGGGCTTGAGATGATTTCTCTGCCGGTAGAATGCGCCGGAAATCTCTGAAATCCGTTCGTCAGATGATCTGgtatcaaagaagaagaagaacaccATGTATGAGCTGCTTCTTTATTCCGTTCTGAAACAGGCAAATGGTCTATTGTTCCATTGCGTTGTTTAAACTCGGTACAACTTAGCCATTTGGATCCGATGGAAGAACATTGAATACCATTAGATGATTGTTCTTGAGAACGAACAGAAGCATTATTATGCCAAAGCGTATGATTCTGCTGCAGGTGGTTCGTGTCGAAGCGAGATTCTTCGCCATTAGTTCGACGATTAGGAAGACGTCTTTCATACTGATTCTTCGCCATTAATTCGACGATTTCCATGGGGATATCATCAGAAGTCCCACTGTCAGATGCCAGGTACACTCTCTGGTTAATCCGTTTACTCTTTATAGCCATAGGTTCCTGAGGTTCAATAGTTCTTTTACCATTGCTTCCACTGCATATATcctgttcataaattttatgcaAGAAATGGAATTCTGTGAAGCACTCATCATAGACTAAGAAcacatcaaaatgaaaacaaagaagaataaaagaattgtgtcgattggagaggagaacgaaacaccctttataagggtgtggaaacctctccataaccgatgcgttttaaaaaccttgagggaaagcctgaaaggaaaagcccaaagaggacaatatctgctagcggtggaactgggtcgttacaagaaCTAAGTGGGGAAATAAAGGATATTAGGGATATTCTAATGCGTCTTTAAGCACATACCTTTTGCTGCAGTAGCGACCAGCTATTATCTGTCACATTTCGTCTTGGAATAGGCATACTCGAGTTGTTCGGCACACGATCGACCCGTTGACAGtagaaaatatttgtttcaGCATTTTTCCTTATAGATTTACTTATTCTGGGAGTGTCATCTTGCTCAGGCAGAAAAGTAGGCAGCTCGTTTTCTTCTCGACGACAGATTCTTTTGTGATCCCTTTGTGGATTTGAATAGCTAtggaaagaaagatgaaactcTCTGTCATTGTTCGTATCGTTTTCATATCGAAAACGATGAGCTTTAGTCATACTTTTCATGGCTTCCACATCTTTCAGTGTAGCTAAATCCTTCCTAGTCATTCCATTGTTCCAAGAAACTAACCCAGCAGGGCCTTCAACCATCAGAGGATCCTGGCTTGAGTTTGTGTTCTTAGATGTGCTAGATTTAGACTCCATGGCATTCATTGATATTGAATATAGAGCTCTATGTGCCATAATGGCAGCATTATCCAATGCTTCTTCATCACTTCGATATTCCGTTATCGCCCGAGTTTGGCATCGGTCTTGAACTTTAGATGGCACTGAGGACACAAAGTATGGATCAACCACTGGACACTTTTTACtgttcttctttcttgaacTTCTGTTTCCATCCACTTTGTAGCTGCTCCAAAGGTCTTTCATGGTCCTTTTGATTCCAGGCAGAGCATTTCCAGTTCCTAAACTAGAAACAGAGTTTTCTAACTCCCCCCTCCATGCTTGAATTTGCTTATCCACATTAGAAGACGAGGGAATCCGATCTCGATGCCTGCTCTTTCCGATCTGGGGCAACCTTCTTTGCCTTTTATGATCTGAATTCCAAATATTTTCCCCCATTGTTACCAGACATTTGGAAGCATACGTCGCGTCTACCTGCGCAGACGCCTCGGGCGTCCCGTTGGATGGATAACTTTGAACATGTTTATTAGCCTTCATATTCCCATTTTCTCCTAGTAATTCAGTCAACAGACGAGTCTTTGGAGTTCTTCGACGATGACGAGGACGATTTCCAGCTGTTTCAGCGCTTTCAGATGATGAAATTGTGCTTTCATTTGATTCCATGGAAGCATCTCCCTTGTCTTGAAGTTTATCAGCACGACATGCTCGGTCGATGTCGACCGTACTGTCATTCTCTGATGCCACCAAGGTTAACTGTCCATTTAGATGATCTGCAGGAGTTTGCTTTCGCAGCATAATAGGAGAAAAGAGTGTACTAGTACAGTAGTCTGcaacttcaaatttcttttccttttcatcacAGCTAGAGCGTTGGCAACTCGAATTCGAGGCATCGTCAACAACTGTTCTTCCATCGACCACATCTTGTTTCGGAGCTTTCAAGGAAGCAATCGAATAGTGTTCGAGGCTGTGATAGCTATCAAAGACAAAACCTTCTGCAGCTTTATCAGAGCTATCTTGCCAACGACTTTTACGATGCTGCGCATCGAAGCTCGGATCATACACAGGTGGGGCTGAGATATGGATATCATCAAGATCAGAAAATGGCCAACAGATCTTCCAATCCTTTTTGCTCATATCAGATACATAACCACTGTTACATTCATAGATTCAATAAGGAAAAGGGTAGCTACCTCACTTAGCTTGGATAAATTCATTATGATCATCAAATCTTATTGCATAAACTCTACAAACAAACCCGTCATTACGACTACAATATCACCACGTAAGAGCTTTACGTAAGAGTAGGAATTCGAACTTTTGACCTTTCGATCTATTTTAAACTCTTAACTAATTAAACTATGCTTGGGTTAAATGTACATGATATTTTCATCGTCATCCACTGATTGTCACTACTCTCATTCTAAATCTCAGTTCGAATCTCACATGGGCACTACTCTAGCATCTAGGTTCGAATTCCCTCCCTTACAATACAATATGTTTGAGCATAAAGTCCGTAACCCAAAACCTAGGAAACAACTGCATACAAAGTTACGAGCCAACATGAACATATATAACTGAATAATCAAGACATCTCTACCTTCTTTAAATAAGTCGTAAAATGTTATGTtcttacaaaacaaaaaatacacATTAACATAACTACGTGTTTATGGTAGCAAAGTCGTCGAAGCTTACCGTATAGAGAACCGTTTGCACTTCTGGCCATCACATTTATCATTGGAGCTAAATAGATCAATATATATAGAGTcaatttgaatgaatttttCTGCAGCCTTGGAATCATCAGTCCCATGATTGTTCTCTTCCATCACATTAATCCTAAGGATCATACACAAATTCCCCGTTCAAGNtatatatatatatatatatatatatatatatatatatatactattattattattattattaagattaaataaataggaaCCGATTTGGCACATAAAATAACAGTCGCTAACACTGTAGCACgaaagaaaaccctaattttggaACATttgtgtaatatatatatataaattattaaaattctttGGTTTAACggtaattcaataatttatacgctaaaaatagaattaggGCTTTGCCacattacaaatttaattcaaaatttcaatacaAATATCCAAAACAATACATAAAATTTAGCGAAAATGAGTGAATTTCGAAagtaaatggtaaaaaaaaaaaaaatagtaataaaaaaaatctggTGAAAATTGAGCTAAAGTTCCTAAATATTTTAAGCAGAAACCGAATCATTATCCGTTTTTTActggaaaaaaattgaaacagatgaaaataaaaattagagtaAAAAGCGCGAAGATGTTACCGGCCGGAATCCATCAGAAAACGGCGTCGTTTGGCGTCACCTCCGATCCAATTCACGGCGAAACTGTGTACCGAGAAAGCATTGCTCAGACGGTATGGATGAATTAGACACTCGCCGATGAAGAATTCAAGCTCAAACCcctttagagagagagagagaattttttgtgttttagagagagaatgtTTGTgggtttatttattaatttattttgttttttttattttattttggtttttgtggTAAGAAAACTGCCCATGCGGTTGCCATGTCACCtacatgagagagaaagaagtaGGTTGCGACCAATAAGAAGTTGCCACTTGGCTGTGAGTTCGGGTTCTTCGaaaagaaaccctaaaaatcGAGAGTGTTATTACACGCTCGGTTGAAGAGCGTGGGGCTTGTTTTTTAGCAATGTGCCTTGTCTTATCATGGATAAAGAATGATGCCTTGGCACATACGATGAATTTAATTGGTTCGTGTCATCACGCGACATTGAGGCGCGTGGCTCTACAATTCAACTGTTGAAACcctagtttcttttttattgtcaattttagaatttaattatgataaaatgttataagaaatacttatccgtgttttattaaaatttaatgctaattttaacttaatcaaatttataatttaatctttaatttttaagccACATAAATAGTTCATTCTCActgtttgaatttaaatttggatcattaattaaaaaattatgaccgaacaaatttaaacttcaattaagaaaaaaaaatagcgggattattaaactatatttatgtaataaaaaattagtttaaattaattcgaTATACGAACGTATACATCATAACTAGCATATATAAACTTGAATTATTCAACCATATCTTATCTTAATCCACTagggtttatatatatatattttcaaatttttattattttcaaactacttaaaaattaaaattaaaaagaaataaagaaataatggtaggtgatttttttaaaaaatttaataacaaaatcatttttttaagccaaatttaaatatttattgtagTGATGGTTTAAACAACATATTAATTgtatatctaaaattaaactcGTACTTTTATACCCATTATAtggtataaaattaattaagttgacttttactaattaatatattagaataatttaatatttaaactaaataaattaatattttctcaaatAGGTACGACGTTCTTtattagttaaaattttaaattttcaaaaaaaaaaaaatagtggaaatttttatataaaatttcgatattttttaattaaagaaaaatattatagaaattaaatagaaaattaaattagcttGATTAAACCCTACCTAACTTATTGAAGACGTGataatgaattattattttatatttaaatgttagttaattagttattaatttttaattaattaactctTAATTAGTATTTTCCTTATATTTAGTAATTTACTGACTTTATTGTAAGGCTATAATGAGTGGTAGGTgtgattattttataaatttatgagaGGAGACAAGTTTAAATCTCCACCtctattatttgtttttaagaattttgtggtataattattttataactttttaagaggagataaatttaaactttaggTACGTATGTACGGtatagtttatttaaaaaaggcTGATGTCGGAGCTGAAGAGCAAAGCAACTTGATCGACAGGGAGAGGCGTTCACATCTTTTCTATTTGGCATAAGTCTATCTTGTTGgaccattaatttaattatttttttaacatatattttaaaaaaaaccttggccatataaatttaaacaattaaattataataaattgatgTTGAATAccgatataaaaataattgaaattatatgttcatttttgtgatgtcccatgttggttggggaggagaacagaaCACccttttacaagggtgtgcAAATGTttcagacgcgttttaaagtattgatgggaagcccgaaagggaaagcccaaaaaagacaatatctgctagcggtggatctgggccgttacaaatggtattagagccagacatttgatgatgtgccaaccttctcgCCCTTCCTTGaagggagtagacacgaggcggggtgccaacgagaatgctgggcctcgaagggggtgcaatggaagagaacaaaacaccttttataagggcgtggaaacctcccctagcagaagtgttttaaaaccaagaaaacccaaagatgaTAATATCTGCCGAACACTTGATTAATTACTacaacttatttttaaaaaaaataaagttcaaGTAAAGAtctaacatttaaaattacaaaattcatattgataatataaatttgttattaatgaacttacaacaataataaataataataataaaaaaaataacaaaatgtaaattaaattacaatttatttcGGTacttaaaattgtatttatttggtatttagttttttactttcaaaatttaagctaataaatttatttattttgcaatctacttttaacaaatatttaaaaaaatctaaattaaattgtgatactaaacaaatagaaaaaaaaaatatttttttttaaatataatttatatttcgGACAAAATCCAATTTATTTCAACATTGATTAAAACACCCTATTTTAATAAGCACCTTTAACAATACATTATTTTCAACATAATCTTTTCTGAAAAAAAGGatacattaaattaattaaaaagaaatctaaaaaaaaaagtaaaatttattctagtgaataaaaaagaagagaaagcaCACAGAAGATGGAATGTGGTGTTATTTTACATCAGACGTCTGGATTGtcaaatttgttgttttgtgaCCAATTTCAACACATTTTTTGTAGTCTCCTTTGATGACAGCAGCAATGTCAAATTCAAATGGTTGGCAAAGAAGCCACAGAAAGATATCATCAGCCCTTTTTGGGCATTGCAGCAAGCCTTGTGTACATCCTTGCCATGGATTGATATCCTCGAACATCGCCCGAACGCAGAAGATTTCCTATAAACACCCATGCAATCAATTAGAAGATTAGAAGGTCAATGGCAACCGCCTCTCGAAAATGCATTACTTCATATGTATG is a window from the Cucurbita pepo subsp. pepo cultivar mu-cu-16 chromosome LG07, ASM280686v2, whole genome shotgun sequence genome containing:
- the LOC111799318 gene encoding ER membrane protein complex subunit 1 isoform X2 — protein: MVLTVKVYLLLFVTLFASLANYGFSLYEDQVGLMDWRQQYLGKAKHALFHSSKSGRKRVVVSTEENVIASLDLRHGEIFWRHVLGPNDSIDGIEFVLGKYVVSLSSEGNFLRAWNLPDGQMVWETFLQGTNPSKSLLLVPKSLKANQETVILVFGSNCLHAVSSLDGEVIWKIDLTENSVEIQKIIQHHESDTIYAVGFSSPTQFDQFQINVKSGELVKHHTATFSGGFSGELVSVSDDVLVTLDATKSNLVIINLRNGEIGILQTPIAHLIDVLSGSIEIVPSKLSGLFAVKVDSRLTLVRVKGEGELEVVDKIHSQATLSEALLVSEGQHAAALVQHEGSHVRLTVKLIDNWSSNFIDENIVIDGHRGTVQKVFLHSYIRTDRSHGFRALLVMEDHSLLLVQQGEVVWSREDGLASIVNVVTSELPVEKKGVSIAKVEHNLIEWLQGHLLKLKGTLMIASPEDVAAIQNMRLKSTDKSKMSRDHNGFRKLLIVLTKSGKLFALHSGDGRIVWSRLLQASHKSEACPPRWLNIYQWQDPHHRAMDENPSVLVVGRCGQSMDGPGLLSFVDTYTGREIRSSSQIHSVLQVIPLPFTDSTEQRLHILIDAQSRAHLYPQTSEAISILQSEFSNVYWYSVEADSGVIKGHSLKRNCIDVADDYCFESKDVWSIILPSETEKIIATAARKLNEVVHTQAKVVADQDVMYKYISKNLLFLATVAPKSSGEIGTTTPEDSWLVVYVIDIVNGRILHRMTHHGSTGPVHAVFSENWVVYHYFNLKAHRYEMSVVEIYDQSRADNIDVWKLIIGKHNLTSPISSYSRPEILAKSQSYFFTHSVKAISVTSTSKGITSKQLLIGTINDQILALDKRYLDPRRSINPTQAEKEEGVIPLTDSLPIIPQTYATHALQVEGLRGVVTIPAKLESTTLAFAYGVDLFFTRITPSRTYDSLTEDFSYALLLITIVALVIAIFATWVFSERKELQDKWK